The following proteins come from a genomic window of Nostoc sp. TCL26-01:
- a CDS encoding RDD family protein has protein sequence MTIARIPKKHYPKADTWRRGLALGLDFLGVWLVSSLLGSNNLGIQVTQIFVFIVGWLILRVLVVYNNQGQSLGRWAFDLKVLEVEDGQVVARIPELQALLKREAIICFGAILVSIALGNIRANPTAILLVIPLALDCGAAFSDTQMQQAWHDRYAKTSIVSSRRGYSLDIKVKRLVEILRRNVRR, from the coding sequence ATGACGATCGCCCGAATTCCCAAAAAACATTATCCTAAAGCTGATACTTGGCGGCGTGGCTTGGCTTTGGGGTTAGATTTCCTTGGTGTTTGGTTAGTCAGTTCTTTGCTTGGCAGTAATAATCTGGGGATTCAAGTGACGCAAATTTTTGTCTTTATTGTCGGTTGGCTAATTTTGCGAGTGCTGGTAGTCTACAACAATCAAGGGCAGAGTTTAGGGCGTTGGGCGTTTGATTTAAAAGTTTTAGAAGTGGAAGACGGACAAGTTGTTGCCAGGATTCCCGAATTACAAGCACTCTTGAAACGAGAGGCTATAATTTGCTTTGGTGCTATTTTAGTGTCCATTGCTTTGGGCAATATTAGGGCGAATCCCACTGCTATACTGCTAGTGATTCCCCTAGCGCTTGACTGTGGTGCTGCCTTCTCTGATACTCAGATGCAGCAGGCTTGGCATGACCGCTACGCCAAAACTTCTATTGTTTCGTCCCGTCGTGGCTATTCGCTGGATATAAAAGTTAAGCGACTAGTTGAAATTTTGCGGCGAAATGTGAGAAGATAG
- a CDS encoding pantothenate kinase: protein MTSDNYPRHIKTIWLALEIGNSRLHWGLFFGNTLNCTWDTEYLPESVVHELAESRTLDELLKILQQGDKRKILSPHPSLPHSLTPSLPLSLTIASVVPQQTALWQSYPNVRVITLDQIPLKDIYPTLGIDRALALWGAGITWGFPMLVIDAGTALTFTAADTHQCLVGGAILPGVGLQLASLGQKTGQLPQVEIKTIPDLPRRFALNTPQAIQSGVMYTLVAGIRDFVEEWWRLFPQGKIVMKGGDRLLLLHYLQELYPAIATSLIVEPNLIFWGIREIVIN, encoded by the coding sequence GTGACATCAGACAATTATCCCAGACACATAAAAACTATATGGCTAGCCTTGGAAATTGGCAATTCCCGGCTGCATTGGGGTTTATTTTTCGGTAATACTCTAAATTGTACTTGGGATACTGAGTATTTACCTGAGTCAGTCGTACATGAATTGGCTGAGTCTCGAACACTAGATGAATTACTGAAGATTTTGCAACAAGGGGATAAGAGGAAAATTCTTTCTCCTCATCCCTCACTCCCTCACTCCCTCACTCCCTCACTCCCCCTGTCCCTCACCATCGCCTCTGTAGTTCCGCAACAAACGGCACTTTGGCAAAGCTACCCTAATGTTCGCGTCATCACGTTAGATCAGATACCCCTCAAAGACATATATCCTACATTGGGAATTGATCGGGCGTTGGCTTTGTGGGGTGCGGGGATAACTTGGGGGTTTCCGATGTTAGTAATTGATGCGGGGACAGCATTAACTTTTACTGCTGCGGATACTCATCAGTGTTTAGTTGGCGGGGCAATTTTACCGGGTGTAGGTTTGCAATTGGCGAGTTTAGGTCAAAAAACTGGACAATTACCGCAAGTGGAAATAAAGACAATTCCAGATTTACCTCGACGATTTGCACTAAATACCCCACAAGCGATTCAAAGTGGAGTGATGTATACCTTAGTGGCAGGAATTAGAGATTTTGTTGAGGAGTGGTGGCGTTTGTTTCCTCAAGGAAAGATAGTGATGAAAGGAGGCGATCGCCTTTTACTATTACATTATCTGCAAGAATTATATCCAGCGATCGCCACAAGTTTAATAGTGGAACCAAACCTGATTTTTTGGGGAATCAGAGAAATAGTAATTAATTAG
- the glp gene encoding gephyrin-like molybdotransferase Glp produces MLSVRDATEIIFNLVQPLDSQQDTEIVDLSTAHGRILATPVISPLDFPHWDNSAMDGYAVRYEDVQNSSGEQPVSLEIVAEIPAGDQPQSTLQPGQAARIFTGAMMPQGADTVVMQERTHREDNRVLIMATPKPGEFVRRKAAYYQAGTQLLPAGIRLNAPEIAVLAALQCSQVKVYRRPRIAIFSTGDELVTLEQPLQPGQIVDSNQYALAALVRQIGAEPILLGIVKDHPTALTETINYDVNNADIVISSGGVSVGDYDYIDKILAALGAEIHIRSVAMRPGKPLTVATFPQSPIYFGLPGNPAAVLVTFWRFVQPVIRKLGGLAEGWEPRFVKVRSHDELRSDGKREVYVWGSLHLVDGVYEFHQAGGSHSSGNLINLAQTNALAVLPVGRTLIAPGEEVEVLENV; encoded by the coding sequence ATGTTATCAGTCAGGGATGCCACAGAGATTATTTTTAATTTAGTCCAGCCGTTAGATAGTCAACAAGACACAGAAATCGTCGATTTATCTACAGCACATGGACGCATTCTGGCTACACCTGTAATTAGTCCTCTAGATTTTCCCCATTGGGATAATTCGGCGATGGATGGCTATGCGGTACGTTATGAGGATGTGCAAAATTCTAGTGGTGAACAGCCAGTTAGTTTAGAAATTGTCGCAGAAATTCCCGCAGGTGATCAACCACAGTCTACACTGCAACCAGGACAAGCCGCGCGAATATTTACAGGGGCGATGATGCCTCAAGGTGCGGATACTGTGGTGATGCAAGAAAGAACACACCGGGAAGATAACCGCGTGTTGATTATGGCTACACCAAAACCAGGGGAATTTGTCAGACGCAAAGCCGCTTATTATCAAGCAGGGACACAATTATTACCAGCAGGTATTAGGTTAAATGCACCAGAAATTGCTGTGTTAGCAGCTTTACAGTGTTCACAAGTCAAGGTTTACCGCCGTCCTCGCATAGCGATTTTTTCTACAGGAGACGAGTTGGTAACACTGGAACAGCCTTTACAACCAGGACAAATTGTTGATTCTAATCAATATGCTTTAGCTGCTTTGGTGCGGCAAATTGGTGCAGAACCAATATTACTAGGTATCGTCAAAGATCATCCCACAGCCTTGACAGAAACCATTAATTATGATGTCAATAATGCTGATATAGTCATTTCTTCCGGTGGTGTTTCTGTAGGCGATTATGACTATATTGACAAAATTCTAGCGGCACTAGGCGCAGAAATTCACATTCGTAGCGTAGCCATGCGTCCCGGAAAACCCCTCACTGTCGCCACCTTCCCTCAGTCTCCCATCTATTTCGGTTTACCAGGAAATCCGGCGGCAGTATTGGTGACGTTTTGGCGATTTGTGCAACCAGTGATAAGGAAATTAGGGGGACTGGCTGAGGGTTGGGAGCCAAGATTTGTGAAAGTGCGATCGCATGATGAATTGCGATCAGACGGTAAGCGCGAAGTATATGTTTGGGGAAGCTTACATTTGGTTGATGGAGTATACGAGTTTCATCAGGCTGGTGGGAGTCATAGCTCTGGTAATTTAATTAATCTGGCGCAAACTAATGCTCTAGCTGTGTTACCTGTGGGTAGAACATTAATTGCACCAGGGGAGGAGGTAGAAGTTTTAGAGAATGTTTGA
- a CDS encoding amidohydrolase, protein MKYHLTKYYKLLVLFVCTTLFVFFGQIVIAQSNYNLGTQGKQKVELIVSSDFIVTMNEAQPIIENGAIAIQKGKIVAVDTQYKIMAAYKADRTLPGEGMVMMPGLVNGHSHSAMVLFRGLADDLALEDWLQNYIFPAEGRFVDKNFVRVGEQLACWEMIRGGTTTFVDMYFEPDVAANVVNECGLRAVIAPSSIDFPSPGFQGWDDAFASAINFLKQWKGKNERIIPAIAAHAPYTVSPDHLSQAIRAARHYDVPLTIHLAETQTEVRDVQQRYNATPVQHLENLSFLEPRVFAAHVVWPNASEIALLAKRGVGVIHNPDSNLKLASGFAPIPAMLKAGVKVGLGTDGAASNNVLDMWNAIRLTALIHKGTTLNPTAVPAKTVLRMATLGGAEALGLSDKIGAIKLGLQADVIQVKLKEPHMLPLYNVISHLVYAADAQDVDTVIVNGQVLMQKRQMLTLDTEKIRREATSIGQKIKAQFRPSN, encoded by the coding sequence GTGAAATATCATCTGACAAAATATTATAAGCTGTTAGTTCTTTTTGTTTGTACGACGTTGTTTGTCTTTTTCGGTCAGATAGTTATTGCTCAGAGTAACTATAATCTAGGCACTCAAGGAAAACAAAAAGTAGAATTGATTGTCAGTAGCGATTTCATCGTGACGATGAACGAGGCACAACCAATTATTGAGAATGGAGCGATCGCTATTCAAAAAGGCAAAATTGTTGCCGTAGACACTCAGTACAAAATCATGGCAGCTTACAAAGCCGACAGGACGCTGCCAGGTGAGGGTATGGTAATGATGCCGGGTCTTGTTAATGGTCACTCTCACTCAGCAATGGTTCTATTTCGCGGTCTTGCGGATGACTTGGCGTTGGAGGATTGGCTCCAGAATTATATCTTCCCCGCAGAAGGAAGATTCGTTGACAAAAATTTTGTCCGCGTTGGCGAACAGCTTGCTTGTTGGGAGATGATACGCGGTGGTACAACAACCTTTGTGGATATGTACTTTGAGCCAGATGTGGCTGCCAATGTAGTGAATGAATGCGGCTTACGGGCTGTGATTGCGCCCTCCTCAATAGATTTTCCCAGTCCTGGTTTCCAAGGATGGGATGATGCCTTTGCCTCAGCGATCAATTTCCTGAAACAATGGAAAGGCAAGAATGAACGGATCATCCCGGCTATTGCTGCTCATGCTCCTTACACTGTCTCACCAGATCATCTGAGCCAAGCTATTCGCGCTGCACGTCATTACGATGTTCCCCTGACGATTCACTTAGCAGAGACACAAACCGAAGTTAGAGATGTCCAGCAGCGTTATAACGCCACCCCAGTCCAACATCTAGAAAATCTCAGCTTCCTAGAACCCCGTGTATTTGCCGCACACGTCGTCTGGCCTAACGCCAGTGAAATTGCTCTGCTGGCTAAACGTGGTGTGGGTGTGATCCACAATCCTGACTCCAATTTAAAACTGGCTTCCGGCTTTGCACCGATTCCAGCGATGTTGAAAGCAGGAGTTAAGGTTGGTTTAGGTACAGATGGAGCCGCGTCGAACAACGTTCTGGATATGTGGAATGCAATTCGCCTCACTGCTCTCATCCATAAAGGGACTACCCTGAATCCCACTGCTGTACCAGCTAAGACAGTTTTGCGGATGGCAACACTTGGCGGAGCAGAAGCACTGGGCTTGTCAGATAAAATTGGTGCAATTAAGTTGGGGCTGCAAGCAGACGTAATTCAGGTGAAACTTAAAGAACCGCATATGCTGCCACTTTACAATGTCATCTCGCATTTAGTTTATGCAGCAGATGCCCAAGATGTTGATACTGTGATTGTGAATGGGCAAGTTCTCATGCAGAAACGTCAGATGCTGACGCTTGATACTGAGAAGATTCGCCGTGAAGCTACTTCTATTGGCCAGAAAATTAAAGCTCAATTCCGACCCTCTAATTAA
- a CDS encoding ribonuclease catalytic domain-containing protein: MEKGTLVEFRVQGDRRLGVVDRPDGKTRWFVVDERGQPHSLAPRQITYIVNGSTYKPSDISGFLQEIQPFLDPSSLEVAWELLVEDGETVTPAAMANLLFSESAPAPCYAAHCLLSDDKLYFKQKGDAYEPRTAAQVAERKHQIEVEALKARGQQEFLVRIEQALQGEAVEWSRHDRQRLEALEKYAALLADIVRVGLNFDSLARAYPPPATVLETMNLLGRTATPQGAFQLLVDLGWWSANENLFLRRSSIPIQFPNKVLEVAQQRLDFPPTDLDANRLDLTHLKVYTIDDESTTEIDDGLSWEKLPDGKERLWVHIADPTRYLVPEDDLDLEARKRGSTVYLPTGMVPMFPELLATGPMSLVQGKVCCALSFGVVLDITGAVAEFTIHPSSIKPTYRLTYEDADEMLQLGVQAEPEIEAIATWAKKRKSWRYNQGAISITMPEAMIKVKGDDISIDILEDSASRQLVAEMMILAGEVAARYGQVNNIPLPFRGQPQPELPPEDELLQLPPGFVRACAMRRCMPKSEMSITPVRHSGLGLNTYTQATSPIRRYSDLLTHFQLKAHLRGEAPPFSAEQLKEVMMTVTSTTQEVTMVERQTNRYWALEYLRRHPEEIWQVTVLMWLREDSNLALILLEDLGLQLPMVFKRSAALGEQILVKVSFSDPQKDVIQFQEIIYQEAQTAAN, from the coding sequence GTGGAGAAGGGGACGCTAGTTGAATTTAGGGTTCAAGGCGATCGCCGTTTAGGCGTAGTAGATCGTCCAGACGGTAAGACCCGTTGGTTTGTGGTAGATGAACGCGGTCAACCCCACAGCCTCGCGCCTAGACAAATTACATATATAGTTAACGGTAGTACCTACAAGCCATCTGATATCAGTGGGTTTTTGCAGGAAATCCAGCCTTTCTTAGACCCTTCCAGTTTGGAAGTAGCTTGGGAATTACTGGTGGAGGATGGGGAAACAGTCACACCGGCTGCTATGGCTAACTTACTGTTTTCGGAATCAGCACCTGCTCCCTGTTATGCTGCTCATTGCCTATTATCAGATGACAAGCTTTATTTTAAGCAAAAAGGTGATGCCTACGAGCCGAGAACGGCGGCTCAAGTAGCAGAACGCAAACACCAGATAGAAGTAGAAGCCCTCAAAGCTAGAGGACAGCAAGAATTTTTAGTGCGTATAGAGCAAGCACTCCAAGGTGAAGCAGTAGAATGGTCACGCCATGACCGTCAACGCCTAGAAGCATTGGAAAAATACGCAGCCTTACTGGCAGATATTGTCCGGGTAGGGCTAAACTTTGATTCTCTGGCACGTGCTTATCCCCCCCCGGCCACAGTTTTAGAAACAATGAATCTCTTGGGGCGAACTGCAACTCCCCAAGGAGCTTTTCAACTACTGGTAGACTTAGGATGGTGGAGTGCTAATGAAAACTTGTTCCTGCGTCGTTCGTCTATCCCAATTCAGTTTCCTAACAAGGTATTAGAAGTGGCGCAACAGCGTTTGGATTTCCCGCCAACAGACTTAGATGCAAATCGCCTCGATTTGACTCACCTGAAGGTTTATACGATTGATGACGAAAGCACCACAGAAATAGATGATGGTCTAAGTTGGGAAAAACTCCCAGACGGTAAGGAACGGTTATGGGTGCATATTGCTGATCCGACACGCTACCTAGTGCCAGAAGATGATTTAGACTTAGAAGCTAGGAAACGGGGCAGTACAGTTTATTTGCCTACGGGGATGGTTCCCATGTTTCCAGAGTTGTTGGCAACTGGCCCGATGAGTTTAGTCCAAGGTAAAGTTTGTTGTGCTTTGAGCTTCGGTGTTGTCTTAGATATAACAGGGGCAGTAGCAGAATTCACGATTCATCCCAGTTCTATTAAACCTACCTATCGTCTCACCTATGAAGATGCAGATGAGATGTTGCAGTTAGGCGTACAAGCAGAACCGGAAATAGAAGCGATCGCGACCTGGGCTAAAAAGCGCAAATCTTGGCGCTACAATCAAGGAGCCATCAGCATCACCATGCCGGAAGCGATGATTAAAGTAAAAGGTGACGATATCAGTATCGACATCCTAGAAGACTCCGCATCACGGCAGTTAGTCGCAGAAATGATGATTTTAGCTGGTGAAGTTGCCGCCCGTTACGGTCAAGTTAATAACATTCCCTTACCCTTTCGTGGTCAACCACAACCAGAATTACCCCCAGAAGACGAACTTCTCCAATTACCACCAGGCTTTGTTCGCGCTTGTGCCATGCGTCGCTGTATGCCCAAGAGTGAAATGAGCATCACCCCAGTCCGCCACTCTGGTTTAGGATTAAATACTTATACCCAAGCCACCTCCCCGATTCGTCGTTACAGCGACTTACTCACCCACTTTCAACTCAAAGCCCACCTGCGGGGAGAAGCACCACCTTTTAGTGCCGAACAACTCAAAGAAGTAATGATGACTGTCACCAGCACCACCCAAGAAGTGACAATGGTGGAACGGCAAACCAATCGCTATTGGGCATTAGAATATCTCCGCCGTCATCCAGAGGAAATTTGGCAAGTGACGGTTTTAATGTGGCTACGAGAAGACAGCAACTTAGCACTGATATTGTTAGAAGATTTGGGCTTACAATTACCAATGGTATTTAAGCGATCAGCTGCATTGGGTGAACAGATATTAGTCAAAGTGAGTTTTTCTGACCCACAAAAAGATGTGATCCAGTTCCAAGAGATTATCTACCAAGAAGCCCAGACAGCAGCAAATTAG
- the rpsR gene encoding 30S ribosomal protein S18, translated as MSYYRRRLSPIKPGEPIDYKDVDLLRKFITERGKILPRRITGLTAKQQRDLTLAIKRARIVALLPFINAEG; from the coding sequence ATGAGCTATTACCGTCGTCGTCTGTCTCCCATCAAGCCTGGAGAACCGATTGATTATAAAGATGTTGATTTATTGCGTAAGTTCATCACCGAACGTGGTAAGATTTTACCCCGACGGATTACTGGATTGACTGCTAAACAACAGCGAGACTTGACATTAGCAATTAAACGGGCGCGGATTGTGGCTTTACTGCCATTTATCAATGCAGAAGGCTAA
- a CDS encoding FkbM family methyltransferase, producing MLLLKKILPSSVKHSLKNLLGLNSLQQKIVDVEQQLPTIQQKIVDVEQQLPTIQQKIVDVEQQLDTIPQKLINIEQQLDILTKSNLVTEFYIPRNRYQFNATYLGNNRVIAPHPLACHIFLDSRCILVTPQIISQAYETGIVNYLKANIKPGMKCLEIGANQGFHTLTMAFLVGSEGHVVAFEANPQTFAYLNDSIVSNGILPRVTLENKAAFDKDGVVEFKQLTRYAAGSHIALYEEDWTDSLNDGNTISIPAVDINAYLLNNNFIPNFIKIDAEGAEPYIFRSLLDVVKLNNEVKIMMEFVPGTFEFVGGLASFTQEISSLGFKFFAIDISGIIQEVTNQDVVETVGFADYIISQ from the coding sequence ATGTTGTTACTAAAAAAGATACTTCCAAGTTCTGTTAAGCACTCACTCAAGAATTTGCTAGGATTGAATTCTCTACAGCAAAAAATTGTAGATGTAGAACAACAGCTTCCTACCATACAGCAAAAAATTGTAGATGTAGAACAACAGCTTCCTACCATACAGCAAAAAATTGTAGATGTAGAACAACAGCTTGATACTATCCCACAAAAACTTATTAACATAGAACAACAGCTTGATATTCTCACAAAGTCGAATTTAGTTACAGAATTTTATATACCTAGAAATAGGTATCAGTTTAATGCTACATACTTAGGCAATAATCGAGTAATTGCCCCACATCCTTTGGCTTGTCATATCTTTTTAGACAGTCGGTGTATTCTAGTCACACCACAAATCATCAGTCAAGCTTATGAAACAGGGATAGTAAATTACTTAAAAGCCAATATTAAACCAGGAATGAAATGCCTAGAAATCGGTGCTAACCAGGGATTTCACACATTGACTATGGCATTTTTAGTGGGATCAGAAGGTCACGTTGTTGCATTTGAAGCAAATCCTCAGACATTCGCTTATCTCAATGACTCCATAGTTTCTAACGGTATTTTGCCAAGAGTTACTTTAGAAAATAAAGCAGCTTTTGACAAAGATGGTGTAGTTGAATTTAAACAACTTACACGTTATGCAGCAGGTAGTCATATTGCTCTTTATGAAGAAGATTGGACGGATTCACTTAATGACGGAAACACTATTTCAATTCCTGCGGTCGATATTAACGCTTATCTGCTAAATAACAATTTCATACCAAATTTTATCAAAATCGATGCAGAAGGAGCAGAACCTTATATATTTCGTAGCTTATTAGATGTTGTAAAACTAAACAATGAAGTAAAAATTATGATGGAATTCGTTCCAGGAACTTTTGAATTTGTTGGAGGTTTAGCATCATTTACTCAAGAGATTTCTTCACTAGGGTTTAAGTTTTTTGCAATTGATATATCGGGTATAATTCAAGAAGTAACAAATCAAGATGTGGTAGAGACTGTAGGATTTGCAGATTATATTATTTCTCAATAA
- the rpmG gene encoding 50S ribosomal protein L33, which yields MAKSKGVRIVVTLECTECRTNPDKRSPGVSRYTTTKNRRNTTNRLELNKFCTHCNKHTVHKEIK from the coding sequence ATGGCTAAAAGTAAAGGTGTCCGTATTGTAGTGACACTAGAGTGTACTGAGTGTCGGACAAATCCAGACAAGCGATCTCCAGGTGTTTCACGGTATACAACAACTAAGAACCGTCGGAACACAACCAACCGTTTAGAACTGAACAAGTTCTGTACCCACTGTAATAAACATACTGTTCACAAGGAAATCAAGTAA